One window of Aerococcus tenax genomic DNA carries:
- a CDS encoding helix-turn-helix transcriptional regulator, protein MNRLKYYRTRAGLSQKSLAEEIGVARQTVNMIENDRYNPSLELCIALAKALDTDLNALFWEKDDDDKEE, encoded by the coding sequence ATGAATCGCTTAAAATATTACCGCACACGGGCGGGATTATCGCAAAAATCTCTAGCTGAAGAGATCGGCGTGGCTCGTCAAACCGTAAATATGATTGAAAATGACCGTTATAACCCAAGTCTCGAGCTCTGCATTGCCTTAGCCAAAGCCTTAGATACTGACTTAAATGCTTTATTTTGGGAGAAAGATGATGATGATAAAGAAGAATAG
- a CDS encoding DUF3278 domain-containing protein, with the protein MIKKNSLYIRFLKFFYGVEEMDEYRLSQCERMGNKSFIFLWFWEAILFLIALFFSADQSLLAFNFMLWGSFLGIALTIVYILIFSMKLGIMVKEIDASDYTANKKRIRKKVTKSSLIYGVILFLFQSLGQKVKEGTFHFGIRECVFLLVAMVTFYLIMYYMNMRLLKKYEDS; encoded by the coding sequence ATGATAAAGAAGAATAGCCTCTATATTCGTTTCTTGAAATTCTTTTATGGCGTCGAAGAGATGGATGAATACCGTCTTAGCCAATGTGAACGTATGGGGAACAAGAGTTTCATTTTTCTATGGTTTTGGGAAGCCATTTTATTCCTAATCGCCCTCTTTTTCTCAGCAGACCAGTCATTACTAGCCTTTAACTTCATGTTATGGGGATCATTTTTGGGGATAGCACTGACTATAGTCTATATTCTGATCTTTTCAATGAAATTAGGTATTATGGTAAAGGAAATTGATGCCTCTGACTACACGGCCAATAAAAAGCGGATACGGAAGAAAGTCACAAAGAGTTCCCTTATCTATGGGGTCATTCTTTTTCTTTTTCAGAGTTTAGGACAAAAGGTAAAAGAAGGTACCTTTCATTTTGGCATAAGAGAATGTGTTTTTCTTTTAGTAGCAATGGTCACATTTTACCTGATCATGTATTATATGAATATGCGCTTATTAAAGAAATACGAAGATTCTTAA